From Erigeron canadensis isolate Cc75 chromosome 8, C_canadensis_v1, whole genome shotgun sequence, one genomic window encodes:
- the LOC122580583 gene encoding syntaxin-112, protein MNDLMTKSFLTYVDLKKQTQLDIKSEERDLEMGIQEPEINPSDETHLSKFFQEVESIKSTMEEITSLFSDLQTLNEETKSAHSAKVIRGLRDRMESDMVAVLRKASFVRVRLEYLESSATHKQNTAVGRTQVSVTNGLKVKLKEMMNNFQELRDKIVSDHKEYLKRRYYNETGEYPSEEMMETMASGDGKMFEVSDGKTDVVMENKERHQAVLDIKRSLNKLHQVFLDMAVLVETQGEKLDDIEDNVAKAGSFVSGGTDSLFYAKQLKDKQRCHCWMCLIWALVIIILLVCFIAMMSS, encoded by the coding sequence ATGAATGATCTAATGACAAAATCGTTTCTAACTTATGTGGATTTGAAGAAACAAACCCAACTCGACATCAAATCAGAAGAAAGAGATCTCGAGATGGGGATTCAAGAACCTGAGATTAATCCATCAGATGAAACTCATCTTTCTAAATTCTTCCAAGAAGTTGAATCGATCAAATCCACCATGGAAGAGATTACTAGTCTGTTTTCTGATTTGCAAACTTTAAATGAAGAGACGAAATCTGCTCACAGTGCCAAAGTTATTCGTGGGTTAAGAGACAGAATGGAATCTGATATGGTTGCAGTACTGAGAAAGGCAAGTTTTGTTCGTGTGCGTCTTGAATATCTAGAATCTTCTGCAACACACAAACAAAACACTGCTGTGGGGAGAACTCAGGTTTCAGTCACAAATGGGCTTAAAGTTAAACTCAAAGAAATGATGAATAATTTTCAAGAGTTAAGAGATAAGATAGTTTCAGATCACAAAGAGTATCTTAAAAGAAGGTATTACAATGAAACAGGGGAATATCCGAGTGAGGAAATGATGGAAACAATGGCTTCGGGAGATGGAAAAATGTTTGAAGTGTCTGATGGGAAGACAGATGTGGTTATGGAGAATAAAGAAAGGCATCAAGCTGTGTTGGATATAAAGAGAAGTTTGAATAAACTTCATCAAGTGTTTCTTGATATGGCTGTTTTGGTGGAAACACAAGGGGAGAAATTGGATGATATTGAAGATAATGTGGCAAAAGCCGGAAGCTTTGTAAGTGGTGGAACAGACAGTTTGTTTTATGCTAAGCAGTTAAAGGATAAGCAGAGATGTCATTGTTGGATGTGTTTGATTTGGGCGTTGGTGATAATTATATTGTTGGTATGCTTCATTGCTATGATGTCTTCTTGA